A genomic segment from Triticum dicoccoides isolate Atlit2015 ecotype Zavitan chromosome 1A, WEW_v2.0, whole genome shotgun sequence encodes:
- the LOC119359675 gene encoding putative protein phosphatase 2C 46: protein MGNRAARLATPCFASGGRSTVDASAAARAVAAGGDGGGDCVGQILSFDGYDAFDGATIHGVLLPSNQSTIGTAASSSSNSFSNQLSLSASSSCDSSSSFSFRTLQPGLFSGSLDYCASPSSSSSGPNSGVLSAAASRRGARTEEEIMADLYATRRRRRCQLEEAASGSPLLDRLRRAVASVLRVGRPPKKQQRDEPAVVTTVASNGGGGAIRSNGENGHAAEDKVQWARGKAGEDRVHVVVSEERGWMFVGIYDGFNGPDATDYLVANLYASVCRELPTDDDPLPDDAGREQRRLSSSCNGRNSADLRQRGRHGAVLDALARALRRTEEGYFAEAEARAAECPELAMMGSCVLVLLMKGADVYSMNVGDSRAVLAHRAEPDLTSVIIPPRHRRQHSADGHGHVTEEIRRQFDECDMTELVALQLTMEHSTTAYKEVKRIRSEHLDDPTCIVNGRVKGSLKVTRAFGAGYLKEPRWNKALLEVFRVDYVGVLPYITCKPFLRHHCLGPRDKFLILASDGLYEYFTNEEVVGHVEAFTSRFPDEDPAKYLSHEILLRAARQAGMGFHELLEVRQGDRRQYHDDVSIIIISLEGKIWRSSA from the exons ATGGGCAACCGCGCGGCGAGGCTGGCCACGCCCTGCTTCGCGTCGGGGGGCCGGTCGACGGTGGACGCGTCCGCCGCGGCCCGCGCGGTCGCGGCCGGCGGGGATGGTGGTGGTGACTGCGTCGGCCAGATTCTGAGCTTTGACGGCTATGATGCGTTCGACGGCGCCACCATCCACGGCGTGCTGCTCCCGTCCAACCAGTCCACCATCgggaccgccgcctcctcctcctccaactccttcTCCAACCAGCTGTCGCTCTCGGCGTCCTCCTCCTGCGACAGCTCCAGCTCCTTCTCCTTCCGCACGCTCCAGCCGGGCCTCTTCTCGGGGAGCCTGGACTACTgcgcgtcgccgtcgtcgtcgtcgtccgggccGAACTCGGGCGTTCTGTCGGCGGCGGCGTCGCGGCGGGGCGCGCGCACTGAAGAGGAGATCATGGCGGACCTCTACGCCacgcggcgccggcgccggtgccAGCTCGAGGAGGCCGCGTCCGGGAGCCCGCTCCTCGAccgcctccgccgcgccgttgCGTCGGTGCTGCGCGTCGGCAGGCCGCCCAAGAAGCAGCAGCGCGACGAGCCCGCGGTCGTGACCACGGTGGccagcaacggcggcggcggcgcgatcaGGAGCAACGGCGAGAACGGACACGCGGCGGAGGACAAGGTGCAGTGGGCGCGCGGCAAGGCAGGGGAGGACAGGGTGCACGTCGTCGTGTCGGAGGAGCGCGGCTGGATGTTCGTCGGCATCTACGACGGCTTCAACGGCCCGGACGCCACCGACTACCTCGTCGCCAACCTCTACGCCTCCGTCTGCCGCGAGCTCCCCACCGACGATGATCCTCTGCCCGACGACGCCGGACGCGAGCAGCGGCGGCTGTCTTCGTCGTGCAACGGCAGAAATAGCGCCGACCTCCGGCAGCGGGGGCGGCACGGCGCGGTGCTGGACGCGCTGGCGCGCGCGCTGCGGCGCACGGAGGAGGGCTACTTCGCGGAGGCGGAGGCGCGCGCGGCCGAGTGCCCGGAGCTGGCCATGATGGGGTCCTGCGTGCTGGTGCTGCTCATGAAGGGCGCCGACGTCTACTCCATGAACGTCGGCGACAGCCGCGCCGTGCTCGCGCACCGGGCCGAGCCCGACCTCACCAGCGTCATCATCCCGCCACGGCACCGGCGCCAGCACAGCGCCGACGGCCACGGCCACGTCACGGAGGAGATCAGGCGGCAGTTCGACGAGTGCGACATGACGGAGCTCGTCGCGCTCCAGCTCACCATGGAGCACAGCACCACCGCCTACAAG GAGGTGAAAAGGATAAGGAGTGAGCACCTTGATGATCCTACCTGCATAGTCAATGGCAGAGTGAAGGGCTCCTTGAAGGTCACAAGAGCATTTGGAGCTGGCTACCTAAAAGAG CCGAGGTGGAACAAGGCTCTCTTGGAAGTTTTTCGGGTGGACTATGTTGGCGTCTTGCCTTACATTACTTGCAAGCCGTTTCTCCGACACCACTGCCTCGGGCCGCGGGACAAGTTTCTTATCCTCGCCTCAGACGGGCTCTACGAGTACTTCACCAACGAGGAGGTGGTGGGGCACGTGGAGGCGTTCACCTCCAGGTTCCCCGATGAGGATCCTGCCAAGTACCTCAGCCACGAGATCCTCCTCCGCGCCGCCAGGCAAGCCG GAATGGGGTTCCATGAGTTGCTCGAGGTAAGACAAGGGGATCGACGACAGTACCATGACGATGtctccatcatcatcatctcaTTGGAAGGGAAGATATGGAGATCTTCGGCCTGA
- the LOC119359687 gene encoding metallothionein-like protein 2C, with amino-acid sequence MSCCGGNCGCGAGCKCGNGCGGCKMFPDVEATAGAAAMVMPTASHKGSSGGFEMAGGETGGCDCTTCKCGTACGCSCCSCN; translated from the exons ATGTCTTGCTGCGGCGGCAACTGCGGGTGCGGCGCCGGCTGCAAGTGCGGCAACGGCTGCGGCGG GTGCAAGATGTTCCCCGACGTGGAGGCCACCGCCGGCGCGGCCGCCATGGTCATGCCCACCGCCTCCCACAAGGG GAGCTCCGGCGGGTTCGAGATGGCCGGCGGGGAGACCGGCGGCTGCGACTGCACCACCTGCAAGTGCGGCACCGCGTGCGGCTGCTCCTGCTGCAGCTGCAACTGA
- the LOC119359699 gene encoding pectin acetylesterase 5-like isoform X1, whose amino-acid sequence MPPSPAASAPASRHLRLWWRRRGRAGAVAATFAAALLAAALLLSLSYFASLPLAPASSALVGLTLLRRAEEKGALCLDGSAPGYHLQRGSGSGSQSWLIHLEGGGWCRNLKSCASRQKSMLGSSHYMERQVEFAGMLSDDEDQNPDFHNWNKVKIRYCDGASFSGNVKDELQNGTKFFFRGQRIWEAVMDELLMKGLRHAKQAFLTGCSAGGLATYIHCDGFRALLPKDSRVKCLADGGFFLDVEDISKQRTLRAFYSDVVRLQDLKRKFLHCSSSMDPGQCFFPREVVKDIRTPVFILNPAYDAWQVQHVLAPEASDPQHSWQDCRLDISKCSPDQLEILQGFREELHDAMREIKQKKDWGIFIDSCFIHCQTLNSLTWHSPSSPRVNNKTMAEAVGDWFFDRREVKELDCEYPCNPTCHNLVFSKPFKG is encoded by the exons ATGCCGCCGTCCCCCGCCGCGTCCGCCCCGGCGAGCCGCCACCTGCGACTCTGGTGGCGCCGCCGCGGCCGGGCCGGCGCCGTCGCGGCCACCTTCGCCGCGGCACTCCTCGCCGCGGCCCTCCTCCTCTCGCTCTCCTACTTCGCCTCCCTGCCCCTCGCGCCCGCCTCCTCCGCCCTCGTCGGCCTCACCCTCCTCCGCCGCGCCGAGGAGAAGGGCGCGC TGTGCTTGGATGGGAGCGCGCCGGGGTACCATCTGCAGCGAGGGTCAGGGAGTGGCTCTCAGAGCTGGCTCATCCACTTGGAG GGTGGAGGCTGGTGCCGAAATTTGAAATCATGCGCTTCACGCCAGAAATCGATGTTGGGTTCTTCCCATTACATGGAACGTCAGGTTGAGTTTGCTGGGATGTTGAGCGATGATGAAGATCAGAATCCAG ATTTTCACAACTGGAATAAAGTGAAGATAAGGTATTGTGATGGGGCATCATTTTCTGGGAACGTTAAAGACGAGTTGCAG AACGGCACAAAATTCTTTTTCAGAGGCCAGCGTATCTGGGAAGCAGTTATGGACGAACTTCTAATGAAGGGGCTCAGACATGCTAAACAG GCTTTTCTAACAGGATGCTCTGCTGGTGGGTTAGCCACTTACATTCACTGTGATGGTTTTCGGGCACTGCTGCCAAAAGATTCTAGGGTTAAGTGTCTTGCGGATGGTGGTTTTTTCCTTGATGT AGAAGACATTTCCAAGCAAAGGACCTTGCGGGCTTTCTACAGTGACGTTGTCCGCCTTCAG GATCTTAAGAGGAAGTTTTTGCACTGCAGTTCAAGCATGGATCCAGGCCAG TGCTTCTTTCCTCGTGAGGTTGTTAAAGACATCAGAACACCAGTATTTATTCTTAATCCAGCATATGATGCCTGGCAG GTACAACATGTGTTGGCACCAGAAGCATCAGATCCCCAACATTCATGGCAAGACTGTAGATTGGATATTAGCAAGTGCAGTCCTGACCAACTTGAAATACTCCAAG GTTTTAGGGAAGAACTGCATGACGCGATGAGAGAAATCAAGCAGAAAAAGGACTGGGGTATTTTCATTGACTCCTGCTTTATACACTGTCAGACGTTGAACTCTTTGACTTGGCACTCTCCATCTTCTCCTAGAGTCAACAACAAG ACCATGGCAGAAGCAGTTGGAGACTGGTTCTTTGACAGGAGAGAGGTGAAGGAACTAGATTGCGAATATCCGTGCAACCCAACGTGCCACAACTTGGTTTTTTCCAAGCCCTTCAAGGGATAA
- the LOC119359699 gene encoding pectin acetylesterase 5-like isoform X2, with amino-acid sequence MPPSPAASAPASRHLRLWWRRRGRAGAVAATFAAALLAAALLLSLSYFASLPLAPASSALVGLTLLRRAEEKGALCLDGSAPGYHLQRGSGSGSQSWLIHLEGGGWCRNLKSCASRQKSMLGSSHYMERQVEFAGMLSDDEDQNPDFHNWNKVKIRYCDGASFSGNVKDELQNGTKFFFRGQRIWEAVMDELLMKGLRHAKQAFLTGCSAGGLATYIHCDGFRALLPKDSRVKCLADGGFFLDVEDISKQRTLRAFYSDVVRLQDLKRKFLHCSSSMDPGQCFFPREVVKDIRTPVFILNPAYDAWQVQHVLAPEASDPQHSWQDCRLDISKCSPDQLEILQGFREELHDAMREIKQKKDWGIFIDSCFIHCQTLNSLTWHSPSSPRVNNKS; translated from the exons ATGCCGCCGTCCCCCGCCGCGTCCGCCCCGGCGAGCCGCCACCTGCGACTCTGGTGGCGCCGCCGCGGCCGGGCCGGCGCCGTCGCGGCCACCTTCGCCGCGGCACTCCTCGCCGCGGCCCTCCTCCTCTCGCTCTCCTACTTCGCCTCCCTGCCCCTCGCGCCCGCCTCCTCCGCCCTCGTCGGCCTCACCCTCCTCCGCCGCGCCGAGGAGAAGGGCGCGC TGTGCTTGGATGGGAGCGCGCCGGGGTACCATCTGCAGCGAGGGTCAGGGAGTGGCTCTCAGAGCTGGCTCATCCACTTGGAG GGTGGAGGCTGGTGCCGAAATTTGAAATCATGCGCTTCACGCCAGAAATCGATGTTGGGTTCTTCCCATTACATGGAACGTCAGGTTGAGTTTGCTGGGATGTTGAGCGATGATGAAGATCAGAATCCAG ATTTTCACAACTGGAATAAAGTGAAGATAAGGTATTGTGATGGGGCATCATTTTCTGGGAACGTTAAAGACGAGTTGCAG AACGGCACAAAATTCTTTTTCAGAGGCCAGCGTATCTGGGAAGCAGTTATGGACGAACTTCTAATGAAGGGGCTCAGACATGCTAAACAG GCTTTTCTAACAGGATGCTCTGCTGGTGGGTTAGCCACTTACATTCACTGTGATGGTTTTCGGGCACTGCTGCCAAAAGATTCTAGGGTTAAGTGTCTTGCGGATGGTGGTTTTTTCCTTGATGT AGAAGACATTTCCAAGCAAAGGACCTTGCGGGCTTTCTACAGTGACGTTGTCCGCCTTCAG GATCTTAAGAGGAAGTTTTTGCACTGCAGTTCAAGCATGGATCCAGGCCAG TGCTTCTTTCCTCGTGAGGTTGTTAAAGACATCAGAACACCAGTATTTATTCTTAATCCAGCATATGATGCCTGGCAG GTACAACATGTGTTGGCACCAGAAGCATCAGATCCCCAACATTCATGGCAAGACTGTAGATTGGATATTAGCAAGTGCAGTCCTGACCAACTTGAAATACTCCAAG GTTTTAGGGAAGAACTGCATGACGCGATGAGAGAAATCAAGCAGAAAAAGGACTGGGGTATTTTCATTGACTCCTGCTTTATACACTGTCAGACGTTGAACTCTTTGACTTGGCACTCTCCATCTTCTCCTAGAGTCAACAACAAG TCATAG